The sequence TGGGGTCATCCCAGTACCGGCTGTCATTGGAGTTGTCGCGGTTGTCGCCCATCATGAAGTAATGCCCGGCAGGCACTGTCCATTGGTTATCAGGCGGCGAACGGTAGCGGCTCATTTCCTTACGGATTTCGTGCTCTACCGCCCCGAGCTTTTCCTGGTACAGCTCTGCGCTGCCCAAGGTGTTCGGTTCGGAACCGATCAGTTTTTCCGCCACCGATTCGCCATTGACGAACAGGCGCTTGTCGCTGGTGTAGCGAATCACGTCGCCCGGCAGGCCCACCACACGCTTGATGTAGTTGACGTTCGGGTCGCTTGGGTAGCGAAACACCATCACATCGCCGCGCTGCGGATCGCCGATCTCGATGACTTTCTTGTCGATCACCGGCAAGCGGATCCCGTAGGAAAACTTGTTCACCAGGATGAAGTCGCCCACGTCCAGGGTGGGTTTCATCGATCCCGAAGGAATCTGAAACGGCTCCACCAGGAACGAACGCAGCACCAACACGATAAACAG is a genomic window of Pseudomonas sp. ADAK18 containing:
- the lepB gene encoding signal peptidase I → MSLNFPLLLVIAVAVCGLLALLDLVFFAPRRRTAIASYQGSVSQPDVAVVEKLNKEPLLVEYGKSFFPVLFIVLVLRSFLVEPFQIPSGSMKPTLDVGDFILVNKFSYGIRLPVIDKKVIEIGDPQRGDVMVFRYPSDPNVNYIKRVVGLPGDVIRYTSDKRLFVNGESVAEKLIGSEPNTLGSAELYQEKLGAVEHEIRKEMSRYRSPPDNQWTVPAGHYFMMGDNRDNSNDSRYWDDPNIPKDLLGMVPDQNIVGKAFAVWMSWPEPKLSHLPNFSRVGLIK